One genomic window of Pantanalinema sp. includes the following:
- a CDS encoding AsnC family transcriptional regulator — MSQSDALDRAIILATQGGLPLVSEPYRAVAEAVGTTPDEVKARLERMLAEGVIRRIGAVPNHYALGYRANGMSVWDVPDEAIDELGARIGSFPFVSHCYHRPRHLPHWPYNLFAMLHARTREEVEAQARLIAEALGEADRGHLILYSTRILKKTGLRLNA, encoded by the coding sequence ATGAGTCAGTCGGACGCCCTCGATCGCGCCATCATCCTGGCCACCCAGGGGGGGCTGCCCCTGGTGAGCGAGCCCTACCGCGCCGTGGCCGAGGCCGTGGGGACGACTCCCGACGAGGTGAAGGCGCGCCTTGAACGCATGCTCGCCGAGGGCGTCATCCGCCGGATCGGGGCGGTGCCCAACCACTACGCCCTGGGCTACCGCGCCAACGGCATGTCCGTCTGGGACGTGCCCGACGAGGCCATCGACGAGCTGGGCGCGCGGATCGGCTCCTTCCCCTTCGTCAGCCACTGCTACCACCGCCCGCGCCACCTGCCGCACTGGCCTTACAACCTGTTTGCCATGCTGCATGCCAGGACCCGCGAGGAGGTCGAGGCCCAGGCCCGCCTGATCGCCGAGGCGCTGGGCGAGGCCGACCGCGGCCACCTGATCCTCTACAGCACCCGGATCCTCAAGAAGACGGGCCTTCGCCTGAACGCCTGA
- a CDS encoding cytochrome D1 domain-containing protein, with product MRLRTLLALGVALSLGGCSQILRGNEEVRGTGDLGVIIERAAGRVQVVETTGRTVLGEIDGLGDLSHASLVFSRDGRYAYVFGRDGGLTKVDLLKRILVKRVVQGGNSIGGAISQDGKLIAVSNYEPGGVKVFDAESLEQLCDIPAVPASGAKASKVIGLIDLSEHRFAFSLFEAGEIWVADLKNPHKPVLTKYPGAGSEPYDAFITPDGRYYVAGLFGEDGLAMLDLWNPEKGVKRILANYGKGQEKLPVYKMPHLEGWALTGSEALVPAVGRHEVLVMDHGRWQEVGRIPVHGQPVFVVARPDGRQVWVNFAFPHNDTVQVIDVPTRKVVKTLNPGKGVLHMEFTPRGEEVWLSVRDEDRIEIYDANSLEHLTSFKSDKPSGIFFTSRAGRMGM from the coding sequence ATGCGCCTTAGAACCCTGCTCGCCCTCGGCGTGGCCCTCTCGCTCGGTGGCTGCTCGCAGATCCTGCGCGGCAACGAGGAGGTGCGCGGCACCGGGGACCTGGGGGTGATCATCGAGCGCGCCGCCGGTCGGGTGCAGGTGGTCGAGACCACGGGCCGGACGGTCCTCGGCGAGATCGACGGGCTGGGCGACCTTTCCCATGCCTCGCTGGTTTTCTCGCGCGACGGCCGCTACGCCTACGTCTTCGGTCGTGACGGCGGCCTAACCAAGGTCGATCTGCTGAAGCGGATCCTGGTCAAGCGCGTCGTCCAGGGCGGCAACAGCATCGGAGGAGCCATCTCCCAGGACGGCAAGCTCATCGCGGTCTCCAACTACGAGCCCGGCGGCGTCAAGGTCTTCGACGCCGAGAGCCTGGAGCAGCTCTGCGACATCCCGGCCGTTCCCGCCTCCGGCGCGAAGGCCTCAAAGGTCATCGGACTGATCGACCTGAGCGAGCATCGCTTCGCCTTCAGCCTCTTCGAGGCCGGCGAGATCTGGGTGGCGGACCTCAAGAATCCGCACAAGCCGGTCCTCACCAAGTACCCGGGTGCTGGCAGCGAGCCCTACGACGCCTTCATCACCCCGGATGGGCGCTACTACGTGGCGGGCCTCTTCGGGGAGGACGGCCTGGCCATGCTGGACCTGTGGAACCCCGAGAAGGGCGTCAAGCGCATCCTCGCGAACTACGGCAAGGGCCAGGAGAAGCTGCCGGTCTACAAGATGCCGCACCTGGAGGGCTGGGCCCTGACGGGCAGCGAGGCGCTGGTGCCCGCCGTCGGGCGGCACGAGGTCCTCGTCATGGACCACGGCCGCTGGCAGGAGGTCGGGCGCATCCCCGTCCACGGCCAGCCGGTGTTCGTGGTCGCGCGCCCCGACGGCCGACAGGTCTGGGTCAACTTCGCCTTCCCGCACAACGACACGGTCCAGGTGATCGACGTGCCGACCCGCAAGGTCGTCAAGACCCTGAATCCGGGCAAGGGCGTGCTCCACATGGAGTTCACCCCGCGCGGCGAGGAGGTCTGGCTCTCGGTGCGCGACGAGGACCGGATCGAGATTTACGACGCCAATAGCCTGGAACACCTGACGTCGTTCAAGTCCGACAAGCCGAGCGGGATCTTCTTCACCTCGCGCGCCGGCCGGATGGGGATGTAG
- a CDS encoding cytochrome c — protein sequence MDNEKAAALGKWLFFGGTAVSLAVMFFYLAPLSLSHMDKSAHIEGKPVPTDVVNGKKVFHKFVCVDCHTILGDGTQYAPDLGRIAISRDDDFLKKWVRDAHGINPNSAMPSFPAMTEQEASDLVSFLNFTSKVNLPEDLWAEMKAKKDPYDKRAYQPETNPFALSYWPPRPMNADQAAAPAAAAGQDPMVAEGQQLFHSNTVAACVTCHTVEGKGGKIGPDLSDVGAATRKSLFGTPVDAKFIETKLIDPAADSPAKTSAMPSFKALSGHQRDALVAYLRTLGH from the coding sequence TTGGACAACGAGAAAGCCGCCGCACTAGGCAAGTGGCTCTTCTTCGGAGGAACGGCCGTTAGCCTAGCGGTGATGTTCTTCTATCTGGCGCCCTTGTCTCTGAGCCACATGGACAAGTCCGCCCACATCGAGGGCAAGCCGGTTCCCACCGATGTAGTGAACGGCAAGAAGGTCTTCCACAAGTTCGTCTGCGTCGACTGCCATACCATCCTCGGTGACGGTACGCAGTACGCCCCCGATCTCGGCCGCATTGCCATTTCGCGGGATGACGACTTCCTCAAGAAGTGGGTCCGTGACGCGCACGGGATCAACCCCAACAGCGCGATGCCCTCCTTCCCGGCGATGACCGAGCAAGAAGCCTCGGATCTCGTTTCCTTCCTCAACTTCACCAGCAAGGTGAACCTGCCCGAGGATCTCTGGGCGGAGATGAAGGCGAAGAAGGATCCGTACGACAAGCGTGCGTATCAGCCCGAGACCAACCCCTTCGCTCTGAGCTACTGGCCGCCCCGTCCGATGAACGCGGACCAGGCCGCCGCCCCTGCTGCCGCCGCCGGCCAGGATCCGATGGTCGCCGAGGGTCAGCAGCTCTTCCACTCCAACACGGTGGCCGCCTGCGTGACGTGCCACACCGTCGAGGGCAAGGGCGGAAAGATCGGCCCCGACCTCTCGGACGTCGGCGCAGCGACCCGCAAGTCGCTGTTCGGGACCCCGGTTGACGCCAAGTTCATCGAGACCAAGTTGATCGACCCGGCCGCGGACAGTCCCGCGAAGACGTCGGCAATGCCCTCGTTCAAGGCCCTCTCGGGTCACCAGCGCGACGCCCTGGTGGCCTACCTGAGAACCCTCGGGCATTAG
- a CDS encoding cytochrome c: MRSRIGALALLSVPLAFAWAVGARAVAEPTPARQAELAYIVRQDCGSCHGLRFKGGLGPAILPENLKGKSTEALARVILEGVPGTAMPPWRPILAEDEAAWIARSLQKGFPDAP, encoded by the coding sequence ATGCGTAGCCGGATCGGCGCGCTCGCCCTGCTTTCGGTCCCCCTCGCGTTCGCCTGGGCCGTCGGCGCGAGGGCCGTCGCCGAGCCGACCCCCGCGCGCCAGGCGGAGCTCGCCTACATCGTTCGGCAGGATTGCGGCTCGTGCCACGGCCTGCGCTTCAAGGGGGGGCTCGGTCCCGCCATTCTCCCCGAGAATCTGAAGGGTAAGTCCACCGAGGCCCTGGCCCGTGTTATTCTCGAGGGAGTCCCGGGCACCGCAATGCCCCCCTGGCGGCCGATCCTCGCCGAGGACGAGGCCGCATGGATCGCTCGCTCGCTTCAGAAAGGTTTCCCCGATGCGCCTTAG
- a CDS encoding cbb3-type cytochrome c oxidase subunit I, whose protein sequence is MSLSIKYESQRLAYPFFLMSGLVFALQIIFGLLAAAQFIWPQLGLGSVPFNISKEIHVNCLVVWLLMGFMGATYYMTPLECEREIYSPMLAKVQFWALSGAAVVLVLGYLFDGATGHAFNNLFLDTGLFSEGREYIEAPRWADWAIVAVILVYLYNVGMTYFKGKKTDMMVMMLVGQLCLAVAYLPGMFFNTAISNDLFWRWWVIHYWVEGSWELIASAILCFLLMTILKAPRRSMERWMWLEVALVMISGLLGIGHHFYWIGTPQMWLWIGSIFSAMEPIPLLVMVWDAFRHSQEHARNITNKPALYWTVGHALFNFVGAGLWGVIHTLAPVNAYTHGTQMTVAHGHLAFFGAYAMLIIAAWYVALPTLHGYTTETAWDQSRGMKGFWWMVLSMCGITLILTGAALVQVYLERVVGMDFVTVKNQYNMLFWVARFISGVTFLWGCVYIWRDLIKIAPARAPKSSAHLAPTA, encoded by the coding sequence ATGTCTCTATCCATCAAGTACGAAAGCCAACGCCTAGCATACCCCTTCTTCCTGATGTCGGGCCTGGTGTTTGCGCTGCAGATCATCTTCGGCCTCCTGGCGGCTGCCCAGTTCATCTGGCCGCAACTGGGGCTGGGCTCGGTGCCCTTCAACATCTCCAAGGAAATCCACGTCAACTGCCTGGTCGTCTGGCTGCTCATGGGCTTCATGGGGGCCACCTACTACATGACCCCGCTCGAGTGCGAGCGGGAGATCTACAGCCCCATGCTCGCCAAGGTCCAGTTCTGGGCGCTCTCGGGCGCCGCGGTGGTCTTGGTCCTGGGTTACTTGTTCGACGGCGCCACCGGGCACGCGTTCAACAACCTGTTCCTCGACACGGGGCTCTTCTCGGAAGGCCGTGAATACATCGAGGCCCCGCGCTGGGCCGACTGGGCGATCGTGGCCGTCATCCTGGTCTATCTCTACAACGTCGGTATGACCTACTTCAAGGGCAAGAAGACCGATATGATGGTCATGATGCTCGTGGGTCAGCTCTGCCTGGCGGTCGCCTACCTGCCCGGCATGTTCTTCAACACCGCCATCTCCAACGACCTCTTCTGGCGCTGGTGGGTCATCCACTACTGGGTCGAGGGCTCGTGGGAGCTCATCGCCTCGGCCATCCTGTGCTTCCTCCTGATGACCATCCTCAAGGCCCCCCGCCGCTCGATGGAGCGCTGGATGTGGCTCGAGGTCGCGCTCGTCATGATCTCCGGCCTGCTCGGGATCGGTCACCACTTCTACTGGATCGGCACTCCCCAGATGTGGCTGTGGATCGGCTCGATCTTCTCGGCGATGGAGCCGATTCCCCTGCTCGTGATGGTCTGGGACGCGTTCCGGCACAGCCAGGAGCACGCGCGTAACATCACCAACAAGCCCGCCCTCTACTGGACGGTCGGACACGCGCTGTTCAACTTCGTCGGCGCCGGCCTCTGGGGCGTCATCCACACCCTCGCCCCGGTCAACGCCTACACCCACGGCACCCAGATGACGGTCGCCCACGGCCACCTGGCCTTCTTCGGGGCCTACGCGATGCTGATCATCGCCGCCTGGTACGTGGCGCTGCCGACGCTGCACGGCTACACCACGGAGACGGCCTGGGACCAGAGTCGCGGCATGAAGGGCTTCTGGTGGATGGTCCTCTCCATGTGCGGGATCACCCTCATCCTGACCGGCGCCGCCTTGGTGCAGGTCTACCTGGAGCGGGTGGTCGGAATGGACTTCGTCACGGTGAAGAACCAGTACAACATGCTGTTCTGGGTTGCGCGCTTCATCTCCGGGGTCACGTTCCTGTGGGGCTGCGTCTACATCTGGCGCGACCTCATCAAGATCGCTCCGGCTCGAGCACCCAAGAGCTCGGCGCACCTCGCGCCGACCGCCTAG
- a CDS encoding cytochrome D1 domain-containing protein encodes MHRKLTLMAGIAMLAAIPLMPGLVANAQAPGTVPSMTDGEFARGKEIFFQRCAGCHGVLRKGATGKPLTTDITRKRGYDYLKNMITNGSPGGMPNFGTSNELTAGEVDIMARYVLQEPPQPPEFGMKEMMASYKEIVPVAKRPTKQMNKLNLKNLFSVTLRDSGEIALIDGDSKEIIKIIKTGYAVHISRMSASGRYLYVIGRDGKINLIDLWMESPDNVAEIKIGMEARSVETSKFKGFEDKYAIAGAYWPPQYVIMQGETLKPLKIVSTRGMTVDTQDFHPEPRVASIVSSHYNPTFIVNVKETGKILAVDYTDLKNLKVTEMEAARFLHDGGFDSTGRYFLVAANASNKVAVVDTKENKVSALVEVGKTPHPGRGANWVDPQFGPVWATGHLGDDSITLIGTDPVKHPKQAWKVVRTLYGQGGGSLFLKTHPKSNNLWVDTPLNPEKEISESVAIWNVKKPDQDPEIVNVVKLAGVAGGRVVQGEYNVKGDEIWFSVWAPKDKESALVVFDDKTRKLKKVIKDKRLITPTGKFNVYNTQHDIY; translated from the coding sequence ATGCACCGTAAGTTGACCCTGATGGCCGGCATCGCCATGCTCGCCGCCATCCCCCTCATGCCCGGCCTCGTGGCCAACGCGCAGGCACCCGGCACCGTGCCGAGCATGACCGACGGCGAGTTTGCGCGCGGCAAGGAAATCTTCTTCCAGCGCTGCGCCGGCTGCCACGGCGTGCTTCGCAAGGGCGCCACCGGCAAGCCCCTCACCACCGACATCACCCGCAAGCGTGGCTATGACTACCTCAAGAACATGATCACCAACGGCTCGCCCGGCGGCATGCCGAACTTCGGCACCTCCAACGAGCTGACCGCGGGCGAAGTGGACATCATGGCCCGCTACGTCCTGCAGGAGCCCCCCCAGCCCCCCGAGTTCGGGATGAAGGAGATGATGGCCTCCTACAAGGAGATCGTCCCCGTCGCCAAGCGCCCCACCAAGCAGATGAACAAGCTCAACCTCAAGAACTTGTTCTCGGTGACCCTGCGCGACAGCGGCGAGATCGCCCTGATCGACGGTGACAGCAAGGAAATCATCAAGATCATCAAGACCGGCTACGCGGTCCACATCTCGCGCATGTCGGCCTCGGGCCGCTACCTCTACGTCATCGGCCGCGACGGCAAGATCAACCTGATCGACCTGTGGATGGAGAGCCCCGACAACGTCGCCGAGATCAAGATCGGCATGGAGGCCCGCTCGGTCGAGACCTCCAAGTTCAAGGGCTTCGAGGACAAGTACGCCATCGCCGGCGCCTACTGGCCGCCCCAGTACGTGATCATGCAGGGTGAGACCCTCAAGCCCCTCAAGATCGTCTCGACCCGCGGCATGACCGTCGACACCCAGGACTTCCACCCGGAACCCCGCGTGGCCTCCATCGTCTCCTCGCACTACAACCCGACCTTCATCGTGAACGTCAAGGAGACCGGCAAGATCCTCGCGGTCGACTACACGGATCTCAAGAACCTCAAGGTCACCGAGATGGAGGCCGCGCGCTTCCTGCACGACGGCGGCTTTGACTCGACCGGCCGCTACTTCCTGGTCGCCGCCAACGCCTCCAACAAGGTCGCGGTGGTCGACACCAAGGAGAACAAGGTCAGCGCTCTGGTCGAGGTCGGCAAGACCCCGCACCCCGGCCGCGGCGCCAACTGGGTCGATCCCCAGTTCGGTCCCGTCTGGGCCACCGGCCACCTGGGCGACGACTCGATCACCCTGATCGGCACCGACCCCGTCAAGCACCCCAAGCAGGCCTGGAAGGTCGTTCGGACCCTCTACGGCCAGGGCGGCGGCTCGCTGTTCCTCAAGACCCACCCCAAGTCGAACAACCTGTGGGTCGACACCCCGCTCAACCCCGAGAAGGAGATCAGCGAGTCGGTCGCGATCTGGAACGTCAAGAAGCCTGACCAGGATCCCGAGATCGTCAACGTCGTGAAGCTCGCGGGCGTGGCCGGCGGCCGCGTGGTCCAGGGCGAGTACAACGTCAAGGGCGACGAGATCTGGTTCTCGGTCTGGGCGCCCAAGGACAAGGAGTCCGCGCTGGTCGTGTTCGACGACAAGACCCGGAAGCTGAAGAAGGTCATCAAGGACAAGCGCCTGATCACCCCGACCGGCAAGTTCAACGTCTACAACACCCAGCACGACATCTACTAG
- the cobA gene encoding uroporphyrinogen-III C-methyltransferase, producing MKAGCVYLVGAGPGDPELLTLKALRLLREADVVIYDRLVSEAVLALMPPGVMRVYVGKEASRHSVPQDQINERLVKLAKAGRRVVRLKGGDPFVFGRGSEEAEELVAHGIPFEVVPGITSASACSAYAGIPLTHRGLATGVRFVTGHCRSGVDLELDWESLADPNTTLAVYMGTANADVISERLVAAGLDRETPVALIENGTTPRQRVGITTLGALSAEIARKGFKPPTLIVIGKVVRLAETLAWNPSHPTEELSAHA from the coding sequence ATGAAAGCCGGATGCGTCTATCTCGTCGGAGCGGGGCCCGGGGATCCCGAGCTCTTGACCCTCAAAGCCCTTCGCCTGCTGCGCGAGGCCGACGTGGTCATCTACGATCGGCTGGTCAGTGAGGCCGTCCTCGCCCTGATGCCGCCCGGGGTCATGCGCGTCTACGTGGGCAAGGAAGCGAGCCGCCACTCCGTTCCGCAGGACCAGATCAACGAGCGCCTGGTCAAGCTCGCCAAGGCCGGCCGTCGCGTGGTCCGCCTCAAGGGCGGCGACCCCTTCGTCTTCGGACGTGGCAGCGAGGAGGCCGAGGAGCTCGTCGCCCACGGCATCCCCTTCGAGGTCGTCCCCGGCATCACCTCGGCCTCGGCCTGCAGCGCCTATGCCGGCATTCCCCTCACCCACCGCGGTCTTGCGACCGGGGTCCGCTTCGTCACCGGTCACTGCCGCTCGGGTGTCGATCTCGAGCTCGACTGGGAGTCCCTCGCGGATCCGAACACCACCCTGGCGGTCTACATGGGCACCGCCAACGCCGACGTCATCAGCGAGCGCCTCGTCGCGGCCGGTCTGGACCGCGAGACTCCCGTCGCCCTGATCGAGAACGGCACCACCCCGCGCCAGCGCGTCGGGATCACGACCCTCGGCGCGCTCAGCGCCGAGATCGCCCGAAAGGGCTTCAAGCCGCCCACCCTGATCGTGATCGGCAAGGTGGTCCGCCTTGCCGAGACTCTCGCGTGGAATCCCTCTCACCCCACCGAGGAGCTCAGCGCCCATGCGTAG
- a CDS encoding 4Fe-4S dicluster domain-containing protein → MTTQSNTFGRRYFRNRKIAQILTSLFWISLPLSGLLQVDIRHLALVVAGRPWPPRVILPADALKRGASAHWDVVAPVLLQGVLPVAIFVIAVIVTARLFGRVHCGYSCTYGLLAETGEAMFRWAKKPGPGRAMRLALVWLWVVSAAPLVAFTILSLFVRPEGVIEAFRTHNLGIIVPFSYLTVLAAIVGGFVRLHFCRYVCGVGLIQTLSWMTNKKALEVGFNPTAAADGSHGSMRDCTGCHECKNVCPIGFDPRQPKRYMMACFQCGECLKACEDELHPLGRGIALGFHFQEPDYPLPAQEVKPTPRHVD, encoded by the coding sequence ATGACCACTCAGTCGAATACCTTTGGGCGTCGCTACTTCCGTAACCGCAAGATCGCCCAGATCCTGACGTCGCTCTTCTGGATCTCGCTGCCGCTTTCGGGGCTGCTGCAGGTCGATATCCGCCACTTGGCCCTGGTCGTCGCAGGGCGCCCCTGGCCCCCGCGCGTGATCCTGCCCGCCGACGCCCTCAAGCGAGGGGCTTCCGCCCACTGGGACGTGGTGGCGCCCGTGCTCTTGCAGGGCGTGCTGCCGGTGGCGATCTTCGTGATCGCCGTGATCGTGACGGCGCGCCTCTTCGGCCGGGTGCACTGCGGATACAGCTGCACCTATGGCCTCCTGGCCGAGACGGGCGAGGCCATGTTCCGGTGGGCGAAGAAGCCCGGCCCCGGCCGAGCCATGCGCCTCGCCCTGGTCTGGCTGTGGGTGGTCTCGGCGGCCCCCCTCGTCGCGTTCACGATCCTGTCGCTGTTCGTCCGGCCCGAGGGAGTGATCGAAGCCTTCCGGACCCACAACCTCGGGATCATCGTCCCCTTCTCGTACCTCACGGTGCTGGCGGCTATCGTGGGCGGGTTTGTCCGGTTGCACTTCTGCCGCTACGTCTGCGGCGTGGGCCTGATCCAGACGCTGTCATGGATGACCAACAAGAAGGCGCTCGAGGTGGGCTTCAACCCCACGGCCGCCGCCGATGGCTCCCACGGGTCGATGCGGGACTGCACCGGCTGCCACGAATGCAAGAATGTCTGTCCCATCGGGTTCGACCCGCGCCAGCCCAAGCGGTACATGATGGCCTGCTTCCAGTGCGGAGAGTGCCTGAAGGCCTGCGAGGACGAACTCCATCCGCTCGGACGGGGGATTGCGCTCGGGTTTCACTTCCAGGAGCCCGACTATCCCTTGCCCGCTCAGGAGGTGAAGCCCACTCCCCGGCATGTGGACTGA
- the nirJ gene encoding heme d1 biosynthesis radical SAM protein NirJ, whose translation MFRVSQSIRELLHPTPLRPKRNPTGPVVIWNLTRRCNLACKHCYAISSNRAFPGELETDEILSVMADLRAFGVPALILSGGEPLLHPDLFLIAERARSLGFYVTLSTNGTMIDDSNIDRIAAAKFDYVGISLDGIAETHDRFRRKEGAFASSLDGIRRCRDKGIKVGVRFTLTEGNSADLPSLLHLLEEERIAKFYLSHLNYAGRGNVNRKEDAYFKTTRDALDLLFEAAYRDAEQGGDREFVTGNNDADAVYLLQWAASRHPDRVEGLRAKLEQWGGNSTGVNVANIDNLGNVHPDTMWWEHTLGNVRERPFSEIWGQTQDPLMLGLRQVPRQVKGRCATCAHFAICGGNTRSRALQLTGDPWSEDPGCYLTDEEIAQAACVGGAR comes from the coding sequence ATGTTCCGAGTTTCCCAATCCATCCGAGAGTTGCTGCACCCGACGCCCCTGCGCCCCAAGCGCAACCCCACCGGGCCTGTGGTGATCTGGAACCTCACCCGGCGGTGCAACCTCGCGTGCAAGCACTGCTACGCCATCTCGTCCAACCGCGCCTTCCCCGGCGAGCTCGAGACCGACGAGATCCTCTCGGTGATGGCCGATCTGCGCGCCTTCGGGGTGCCTGCGCTGATCCTCTCGGGTGGCGAGCCCCTGCTCCATCCCGACCTGTTCCTCATCGCCGAGCGCGCCAGGTCCCTCGGCTTCTACGTGACCCTCTCGACCAACGGCACCATGATCGACGACTCGAACATCGACCGGATCGCGGCGGCCAAGTTCGACTACGTCGGCATCAGTCTGGACGGCATCGCCGAGACTCACGATCGCTTCCGCCGCAAAGAGGGCGCCTTCGCCTCCTCCCTGGACGGCATCCGCCGGTGCCGGGACAAGGGCATCAAGGTCGGGGTGCGCTTCACCCTCACCGAGGGCAACTCGGCCGATCTTCCCAGCCTCCTGCACCTCCTGGAGGAGGAGAGGATCGCCAAGTTCTACCTCTCGCACCTCAACTACGCCGGGCGCGGCAACGTCAACCGCAAGGAGGACGCCTACTTCAAGACCACCCGCGACGCCCTGGATCTCCTGTTCGAGGCGGCCTACCGCGACGCGGAGCAAGGCGGCGACCGCGAGTTCGTCACGGGCAACAACGACGCCGATGCCGTCTACCTGCTCCAGTGGGCCGCTAGCCGCCACCCGGATCGGGTCGAGGGCCTGCGCGCCAAGCTCGAGCAGTGGGGCGGAAACTCGACCGGGGTGAACGTCGCCAACATCGACAACCTGGGCAACGTCCACCCCGACACCATGTGGTGGGAGCACACCCTGGGCAACGTGCGCGAGCGCCCCTTCTCGGAGATCTGGGGCCAGACCCAGGATCCCCTGATGCTCGGCCTGCGCCAGGTGCCGCGTCAGGTCAAGGGCCGCTGCGCCACCTGCGCCCACTTCGCCATCTGCGGCGGCAACACCCGCTCGCGGGCCCTGCAGCTCACCGGCGATCCGTGGAGCGAGGATCCCGGCTGCTACCTGACCGACGAGGAAATCGCGCAGGCTGCCTGCGTAGGAGGTGCCCGATGA
- a CDS encoding Lrp/AsnC family transcriptional regulator, which translates to MDALDKAIVNQLQGGFPITDRPYAEVAETLGIPEAELLARLESLLSRGILSRFGPMYHAERLGGSLILTAMQVPSEDYERVAEIVNAMPEIAHNYEREHVLNMWFVVATETPEAAQAALDAIAEKTGYPVYPMPKLKEFFVGLRLEA; encoded by the coding sequence ATGGACGCGCTGGACAAGGCCATCGTCAATCAGCTGCAGGGTGGCTTCCCGATCACGGATCGCCCCTACGCCGAGGTCGCCGAGACCCTCGGCATTCCCGAGGCGGAGCTCCTCGCGCGCCTGGAGTCCCTGCTCTCGCGCGGGATCCTCAGCCGCTTCGGCCCCATGTACCACGCGGAGCGCCTGGGGGGCAGCCTGATCCTCACGGCCATGCAGGTGCCGAGCGAGGACTACGAGCGGGTGGCCGAGATCGTCAACGCCATGCCCGAGATCGCCCACAACTACGAGCGCGAGCATGTCCTCAACATGTGGTTCGTGGTGGCGACCGAGACCCCCGAAGCGGCGCAGGCGGCGCTCGACGCCATCGCCGAAAAGACCGGCTACCCGGTGTATCCGATGCCGAAGCTCAAGGAGTTCTTCGTCGGCCTGAGGTTGGAAGCATGA